In Marinomonas posidonica IVIA-Po-181, a single window of DNA contains:
- a CDS encoding sugar ABC transporter substrate-binding protein: protein MTFMKQFSAKKLACLIAATSLSTVAVAETPIIGLITKTNTNPFFVKMKEGAQAKAKELGVELRTFAGRYDGDNETQVQAVENLISAGAKGILITPSDTSGIVPAIQKARDAGLLVIALDTPLSPANAADMTFATDNFKAGEMIGMWAKAKMGDKAKDAKIALLDLNSSQITVDVARDQGFLKGFGIDVKDPRRNGDETDSRIVGNDVTQGSEEGGRRAMENLLQKDPEVNLVYTINEPAAAGAYEALKSFGLEKDVLIVSVDGGCPGVQNIGDGVIGATSMQFPLKMASEGVTAIVDFAKSGSRPSASDGLDFFDTGVQLITDEPVEGVQSISSETGLSMCWG, encoded by the coding sequence ATGACATTTATGAAGCAATTTTCTGCTAAGAAATTGGCGTGCCTAATCGCAGCAACCAGTTTGTCCACTGTGGCCGTAGCCGAAACCCCTATCATAGGTCTTATCACCAAAACCAACACCAACCCATTCTTTGTGAAAATGAAAGAAGGTGCTCAAGCCAAGGCAAAAGAGTTGGGTGTTGAGTTACGTACTTTTGCTGGTCGTTATGACGGTGACAATGAAACCCAAGTACAAGCCGTTGAGAATCTAATTTCAGCCGGTGCGAAAGGCATATTGATTACCCCAAGTGATACCTCAGGTATTGTTCCTGCTATTCAGAAAGCTCGCGATGCGGGTTTATTAGTCATTGCCTTGGATACCCCTTTAAGCCCTGCCAATGCCGCTGACATGACGTTTGCCACAGATAACTTTAAAGCCGGTGAAATGATTGGCATGTGGGCAAAAGCGAAAATGGGTGATAAAGCGAAAGACGCGAAAATTGCCTTATTGGATTTGAACAGCAGTCAAATCACAGTCGATGTTGCGCGTGACCAAGGTTTCTTGAAAGGTTTTGGCATTGATGTAAAAGACCCACGTCGTAATGGTGACGAAACCGACTCTCGCATTGTCGGCAATGACGTTACTCAAGGTTCGGAAGAAGGCGGTCGCCGAGCAATGGAAAACCTATTGCAAAAAGACCCTGAAGTGAATTTGGTTTACACCATCAATGAGCCGGCTGCTGCCGGTGCATATGAAGCATTGAAGTCGTTTGGTCTGGAAAAAGACGTACTGATTGTTTCTGTCGATGGTGGCTGTCCTGGCGTACAAAACATCGGCGATGGTGTGATCGGCGCAACCTCTATGCAATTCCCTCTTAAAATGGCCTCTGAAGGCGTCACTGCGATTGTTGATTTTGCTAAGTCAGGCTCACGTCCATCGGCTTCTGATGGCTTAGACTTCTTCGACACAGGGGTTCAACTGATCACAGATGAGCCAGTCGAAGGCGTTCAATCCATTAGTTCGGAAACGGGTTTGAGTATGTGCTGGGGCTAA
- a CDS encoding ABC transporter permease yields MSSTDTKPSSPVLEHDKVADQAQTYVASFEHRASLLERFKKFLHHYPVAAPSIVLILAIVAFSMIIGGRFLHPFNLSLILQQVTIIGVIGVAQTLIILTAGIDLSVGAIMVLASVVMGRMAMDYGFEAWLALLIGIGVGAIAGFINGLLITRMKLPPFIATLGSWNVFFALNLWYSKSETIRSQDINSAAPLLQWLGETINVFGARLTYGSLLMLALFFVIWYALNWTSWGRHVYATGDDPAAAKLAGIRTDRILLSVYILAGVVCAIGAWVLIGRIGSVSPQAGYTTNLDSITAVVIGGCSLFGGRGSIYGTLIGALVVGVFRNGLALAGVDVLWQEFTVGILIIVAVGVDQWIRRGTA; encoded by the coding sequence ATGAGTTCAACCGACACAAAACCTTCTTCACCTGTGCTTGAACACGATAAAGTGGCGGATCAAGCGCAGACGTATGTCGCCAGTTTTGAACATCGAGCAAGCTTACTAGAGCGTTTCAAAAAGTTTCTACATCATTACCCTGTTGCGGCACCAAGCATTGTACTGATTCTTGCCATTGTGGCTTTCAGTATGATTATTGGTGGCCGATTTTTACACCCATTTAACTTGTCACTGATTTTGCAGCAGGTCACCATCATAGGCGTGATTGGTGTCGCGCAAACGCTGATTATTTTAACCGCCGGCATTGATCTCTCCGTCGGTGCCATCATGGTACTGGCATCCGTTGTTATGGGGCGGATGGCGATGGATTACGGCTTTGAAGCCTGGTTAGCCTTGCTGATCGGGATCGGTGTTGGGGCCATTGCCGGTTTTATTAACGGTTTACTCATTACACGCATGAAATTGCCGCCTTTTATTGCCACCTTAGGCTCTTGGAATGTGTTTTTTGCATTGAATCTTTGGTACTCCAAAAGTGAGACAATTCGCTCACAAGATATTAATTCGGCCGCGCCATTATTGCAGTGGTTAGGGGAGACGATTAACGTTTTTGGTGCCAGATTAACCTATGGCTCTCTGTTGATGTTGGCGCTGTTTTTTGTCATTTGGTACGCCTTGAATTGGACCTCTTGGGGACGTCATGTGTACGCCACCGGGGATGATCCTGCGGCGGCAAAATTGGCCGGTATCCGTACAGACCGTATTTTATTATCCGTGTATATCTTAGCGGGCGTGGTGTGTGCGATTGGGGCTTGGGTATTGATTGGTCGTATTGGTTCGGTCAGTCCACAGGCAGGTTATACCACTAACTTGGACAGTATCACTGCCGTGGTAATTGGTGGTTGTAGTTTGTTTGGTGGGCGCGGTTCTATCTACGGTACCTTGATTGGGGCGCTGGTCGTTGGGGTGTTTCGTAATGGCTTGGCGCTCGCCGGTGTGGATGTCTTATGGCAAGAGTTCACCGTGGGTATCTTGATTATCGTCGCCGTTGGTGTCGATCAGTGGATTCGAAGAGGGACAGCATAA